aatttacaaaaatccAACCGTTAAATTTGgcccatttttgtgtatgttaaccccatTGGCTTGGAGTTTTTAATAGTAAACTCTGATCATGTGAATATCTAGTCGACGGTGGTCGCCAACGACGGAGAAGATGTAGGGCGCCggagagaatagaagaagaaaatagaaaaaaaaaaaaaagaaaagaagggaaaaaaagaagaaaaatttattcttaaattttgaaaataaaattatatatttaattaaaattttaaaaatgtagtatatctatattataattaaaaatataggataacatatagtatattattaagtgtattacatatattatgtataataatatttaatataaattattggtAAGATGTATGTCAATAAttcattaatcaaatttattgttttattttaatagtagaatttcattaaaaagagttaattttattatttaataatcaaattcaatgaataaaatattataaaatattttttttcaaaattccaaagtaaacgtgttttctaattttctattttaagaaacagttttttagaatgacaaaaaaaacgttttttcaaaaatctcaaaatagacactcaaaacacaaaactaaaaatgaattcaaaactgacAACTGAAACAcgaaagagaacgcagcctaagtGACTCAAGGAACAAAATACTAAGTGACTCAAGGAACAATAAGATGAGCTCCAGAACCTAAAGGCACCAGAGGAAGACCTTCAGTGAAAAAGTGCACTCTGTAACAAATAATTGACCAGGAACTAAAAAGGAAACCTTATTGATTCTCCATCCAAATTGGTATTGTTATCAATACAAATCAGAAGTTTCACAAAATGGAGAGGAAAACTATATTTTTGTTCAGAACAGGGATGATGAATCAAGGCACAAGTACCTATACAACTTCAATAACATTTAAGCAATCCAATTTTCAGAAATAACCATTGATGATAAGGTATTACAGAGTTGATAACATGGCACTTAAAACATGGTAGAAATACCAAGATGAAATGGAGAATTTTGTGATCTAGCGAAATCCCAAAGTTTTTTCTTGTCTATTTACTTAAATGTTTTGTGATGATGAgtagagtgtgtgtgtgtgtgtgttattttttttttttttttttttttggggggggggggggggggggggcatggagttttagcaaaataaaatataaaaatttggcCATCTTGATctgagaaatatatttttatgaggTTATTTTGAAATGAAGTAGACTGGACTACACTGTTTGCCGGATGTATAATTGTTAAAAGAACTTTGACTTTAAAAgctcctcaaaatcttgtaaCTGACATAATTCTATCCTAAGATAATACTACATTTTAGAAAcatggaatttatttgaataagttCTTGTTAAAAGGTGATAGAGCAGCAAGTTTGAGTGGGGGCTGAAGGTCTTctgaacttctttttcaatacAAGGTATTTAGGTAAAAAATACAGATGGCAATCAAGGATTAATCACAAAAAGGGAGCTTACAATTCAACACCGCACACATTACTCTTCTTCTAAATCCCTTCAAGTTCAAGCCAATTGCATATGGGTCAATATCGGGGAAATGGATGATAATTAAATTCTGAATGATCTTTGTTGCTCTTGCTTAGGATGTGCAATTGTctgaatataaaattatttagttgttACTTGTCAAATTTTTTCCCCACTCAAATAACTGAAGATAGGATACATGGAGGATAATTATGGCAAAACATATACCAAAGTGATACGCCAAAATAGTCTACTTCCTAGAAGCAGTAGTTGTTAGGTACACTTGTTTATTCTCTCGTCTAGCCCTCCAATCCTTCTGTCCCTCCACTGTAATTTTTTTCTGGGAGCTCCAGTATCCAATGTCCTTCCGTACACCCTACCAATGATTCCAgtaaatataaagaaaaaatccatttacaaaaaaaaaaaaaaaaaaaaaaatccaaagacCAAAACGGTTTCCCCCGAAAGCCTCCAATAACTATCAAGCGTCAATCCAAATTCATGCACGCAGAAAATCATATCTTAAATATTTCGGACCTGAATGCCGTTTAGCAACCAAAGTAGAAGGTACTTCAAATATCCGTACGGCTGCTAAACCCTAGAATCTCATTCCTCCTCCTTTCGGAGTCGATTCTAAACCCTAATCAGAATACCATCTCAACAGCAACAACCGCTCAAACCCTAGAGGTCGGTCCCACGCCAATGCCAAGACATATACACGGAATTGTATAGCAACAACATCACGAAAAGCAAAAGTTGCGTAGAGAATTCTcacagggagagagagagagagagagagagagagagagagatggagatcGTACCTGGTGAAGTGATCGGAGACGGAGAAGTGATCCCCGGGAGCGATTACTCGAAAACTGAACCAGTCCGTGCAGTGGCAGTGCGAACGAGGCGAGACTTATTTAACCGGAGGAGGAGAGCACGCAGTATTATttaattccatttttgcccttCCAAATGGTCATTTTTCATATACGGTgaaatttattctgaaaaaaaaaatcacttttgggaaaaaaaaaacttttggcaataattatatatttttatttagagcaactttctaaaaaatatatatatttctttacttctatttttcctgcctaataaaaaaattgtttgttgGTACTTATTATTTAGGTAAATTCCACTTGAACCTTTATAAATTCGATCATTTATATATAGAATTCAAACAGTTTAGAAACAACTAGttacttataatttaaattttttacatgAATACCCCCTTTCATAGCAAACAGCATCAAttacatattaattaagttatattaaattaattaaacataaattaagttaaattaagcAAGATAcattaaattaacaaataataaaattaaaaatataaaaaattgttgGCCTTTGAAAGGAATCCATTAGTCgtgtcattttttattatcaaaactcAACAATTGTCGATAAATTATTcacataaagaaaaaaataattaataattattttatcgtTTTCGACATTGTCACCTTTCTTTAGGTCCCTATGCCATTGAGTCCATAACATATTGCATCAATTATCATTGTCGAGTTATCCCTATCTTTGGGTTTAGATCTGGTCACCAACCAATAATtgtattgtctttttatttttttttgttattgtttttatcTCTCACTccaatttgatattatatttgtataacAATCGCACCATAACTCAATATGGGgtgaattaaatatttgagaaatttaaattttttaaaaagttttaaaaataaataaaaaaataatgaaacacaaaaaaataaatacaaaagatacacaataatatatagtagTTCGGTTAAACTAAACCTAAATTATTCTTTACCTATTCACTAAGGATTTAACACAATTTACTAAAATCTCCTATTACACACTAAGTAATTTAGCAATCTTGTTAAGAATTACAACCTTATACTGTAAACCCTTTAACTATacagattaaaaaaattgagaataatacaaaatagaTAATCTAAGAGTAGATGCTCTCAATTAtaagatttttcaaaataaacacaaaaattgaacaaaattatacaaatgataattaaaatttttaaaaagaaaaatgaaaacaaatgaGTATACGAAACACTAGACACCTAGAATCTTGTAATAAATTCTCTTTGCTACTTGAATGAACATCCATCCTTAttccttttatttatagagtttcatgaaatctttaaaaaatatagtcattTTATAGCTAGAGTTTGCAAACTAGTCGTTGGAAATCTCTACCAAATAAATGATCAACAGATTAAAAAAATCGATCAACAAATTACTTCAAAACTCAAATATCGGCCGACACTTGATGAAAAATGGTTGATAGTTCATGATGCAGAAACGATTgacaacaaacaacaaaaaatttacataaaaacaGTCGACAAGCtcaaaaataatcaatattatAAGAGAAACCGATCGACAGCCTATAAGAAAATGGTTGACAGTTTGCttatgcaaaaatatatatatactatagcAAACAGTCAAAAAATCAATCTAAAAATAGTCTagcaaattttggaaaaaaaaattatataaaattttcaatcaaataaaaaacataatatttcaaatgatatcaaaaaaattatcacaagatttttgatattaaattgcataaaaaattaatttttagtttaatacTTGATAgaatatataaaagtaatttagagtaacaaatttataactattaataaaataaatttattattaaaatataattattttttatcattaaaactatatcaaaaataaaatatcattggAGAGTAATGAATGTTAGATCCATCGACTTTGCTCAGGGACTACAAATATTGGAACTTCTCGGACAAGtgctctttcttttttatttttttattagttcgtattttaatttaatttaacttaatttttgttaaattagtttaatctaatttaattagtgtTCAATTAACATTGTTTGTGACAGAATGGATGTCCatgcaaaaaatttaaatcacaaGGAATTATAAATCTATTGTTAAATCATATAAGGTATTCATGCAATGCAATGGGCTAAACTCATAAGGAAGTCTCAatacaatttattattttttttagttgctaaggcacaataaatataaataatttaatatacacatatatttttaattaaaagggaAACTTGGGTGTTGAATGACATAATATATTGTTCTTTAATTTGGAGGGGTCCTAGATTACTTATTCAAAAtacatgaaaaaattatattaataattatttaaagcAACACCATTACGTCTCTAATTTTAAACTCGTAAAGTTTATAAGAATTTAACTAATGAATATCTAAACAATCGATACACATTAAATTCAAACATTAAACATAGTCTCAACTTAAAAGAAAACTCTCGTACAGTTATTACTAAGCTAACAGACCATGATTTATAAGAATGTTACTATGGTTCGAACCAAAAACTATTGTATATCAAAAATTCCTTAATTTTcgtgttataaaaaatatatatataatctaacaAGAATACAAATCAAATCTGGATATCAAAAAAGAATCATGCTAGgtgtacacccattttgtacatcttgaactacataaaggggtattatgaccaaaataccatgtgcctctatgcgcctcatgaaggatttttttattataataccTCCTTATAtagtccaagatgtacaaaatgaatgtaccaatagcattttccatcaAAAAGATCTTTAACCACTATTCaagttcaaataaattattcatttttaCTCATTGAGATTACCACCGCTACACGTGcccttaattttgataaaagaaataaatcgCAAATGGACCTTTGACCATTGTCTAGGCCAAATATCAAACTCATGACCTACTAGTTATAACCATAACCTAGCACTTGTCCATCACCTGACATCCTAAGAGTTCTGCTTACTCATTATACCACTTATGATTTACCAACAGAGCTAATAATGTTATCTCGGATGACTTcccataaaaaaatttgtaaatgtTCAAAACGACTAATATGAATGCAATGACAGAAAATCACGATCCATGCAAACAcagaaataaaaacatttaaggaATTACCCATCAGTTTTCGCTTACACATCTCTACCGACCTGAACACATCATGAACAGATTTAGCCTGATGAaacatgcaaaagaacaatccCCAAATGGTAATCTGTATATTACATGTAAGGCTCACAGCTACTTGATATCAAGCACACATCCTCACAATCAAAAGCTAAAGGCGGGCAGCCAAGATGGGTAAACAAAACAGAGCCAAAACCTTCTTCTGTCCAAGAACAATTGTCATCTCATCTCTGTTTACTCCCACCCACAACAATCTACAGGTGACAACAATTGTCAAGCTccttcaaaatcaaaaagaaaaggccaAGCACTGGCTCTAGAGCTAAGGATCCTACATTTCATCTTATCTCTGCTTTCAACCTGTAGTTAGTAGTTACCATAATTGTTCTAGGCAAGTAGACCTattacatatgcatatatactgCAATTAGCAGACCAAGAACAAACGGGAGACTAAAACACTCACTCCCAGCCGGTAGCGACAACCGACCCGTGATCAAAGCCAAAACCACGAGAATCAACATCAACAGAAGGGTAACTGGTAGCAGCGGGGGCACCACCATAAGTAGATGAAGCAGGAGTAGCAGCATAGGAAAAATCGGGGTCTGCCGCTGGATCGACATAATGGCTGGAATGGTAATCCCCATCATCATATTGGGTATCATTCCTGAAATCATGGCCACCAAACTGGTAATCACGGCCGCCAAACTTGCTACCTCCATGGTGACGTGCTCGACCACTGCTGCCAAACGTTGATGACTCGGCACATTGAGTGAGCCAGGGAGGAACTTCTTGATTTGCTTCCTGCATGAGATCGACAAGTGCCCTTGCGAGGGGCATGTTCTTGTTGTTGAAAAATGCTGTGGCTAGACCTGTTTTGCCAGCACGGCCTGTACGCCCTATTCTGTGAACATAGTCATCAATCCCTTTTGGCAAGTCAAAATTAACAACATGGCCAACATGTGGTATGTCCAGCCCTCGTGCAGCCACATCCGTTGCCACCAAAACTGGAGTCGCTCCACTTTTGAATGACTTCAAGGCTCGTTCTCTCTCCTTTAATTTCATTGTCCAAAATCATTAGATACATACAGTTGGTATTTCTAAGTACTAAATGAATTTTCTACCTATACATGTATATACGTATATCAATAAGAGATTTCTCAACAGACAACTACCAACAACAAACCAAGGGCTACCTTGGCAACTCAAAATAACTTCGTCAGCTGTGGAAATAAAACAAGTACCTAAAAGTAGAACATGACCCCTGGCACACAGCCACTAAAATCCAAAGCACAAATGCAAAAAACTGTTTTGGCAAGGCATCAAAAGCAGAAACAATCCAAATGAGATGGGGAaaagtttatgaaaaataatttgctAACCGCTTGCACTTTGTCACCATGTATTGCTGTGGCTGGAAAACCATTCATGCACAACCAGTGTTCTAAAGCATCCGCTCCTCTCTTTGTCTCTACAAAAACCAGTGTCAAGGCATGCTGCAGCATAGATGAAAGAAATTAGTCAGTAAGTTACAACATTGATTATCAATTGCTCAGTAAAAAGGTGATGGCAAAAATTTCAGCGTGCTATTTACCTTTCGAATAGCTCCATTAGCACTTTGGGAATTAAGTAGATCCATCAAAGTACTTCTTTTGTCCATCTCATGGACAAATTCAACTCTTTGATCAATCAGGTCAGTACTAGAACCAACTCTTCCAACGGCAAGAAATAtgtattttgaaagaaaatctgAAGCAAGTCTCtgcaagggaaaaaaaataggcATTCAATTAGAATGGCTAAGATGGTCCGTTACACGTGCCGAAAACATCGTGGAAATGAAAAGGATACAAAAACCAGCCTCCCAACAACCTAACTACACAAGTACAACTAACATGAAACTAAATAACTTCAGCTCATAAAATAATGGGCATTCTGCTGcatattccttattataactGACCATAAATAGGCAGAAACTAGTAATAATGTTGTAATGTCCTAAAGaacataaatcttaaaatacttgGTTAAGTTCAGCTTCATGTGGTACTGTAATAAAGTCCATGTTCTTCACATATTTCAACACCATCCACAAATTAAAGAAACTAAAATATACTTGTTACCGCTATGTTGTTTAAGGAGCTTAAGAAGACCAACTTGTATCTCCGTTGGAAAAGTTGCACTGAAGAGCATTGTCTGCCTTGCACCTGGTGGAGGCATGTCCATTTGCTCAACAATCCTGCGTATCTGCTGCTCAAAGCCCATATCCAACATTCGATCTGCTTCATCTAAAGCCAAATACTTAATCACTTTAAGAGAAACTCGTTCTCTCTCTACCATATCAACCAAGCGCCCAGGTGTGGCAACTAAAATGTCTACACCCTTTTCTAGATTTCGCATCTGCAGAAAAAAGATTAAGTTGGTACCAGAATTCATGATATGGTGAAAGTTAGCAATCCATAAATTATAACCTGactaattatacaaaaaaatgtgCTCAACAGTGCAAATGATTATGATTAATCAGAGAAGCGGAATAAGCAGtacaaattaaataactatacaATGAATTAACTACAGCAATTTAGTCTCACCTATGGATTAACATAAAAATACTTGTAGAGCCAATTAATGTagtacaaaaaaaataacacaagtcAGACCTACCTAGCGCTAGTGCCATTGTTGATGTCATATacaatttaacacaaaaaaaatgtgTAGATAACATTGGAAGAATTAGAGTAAAAGGGAGGTTCTTGTCTTCCCTGTGCATAAACGGAAATCCAATGTGTATCAGGTGAAACAAACCTGTGATTATACCACAAGGAACGGAAATATTGTGTTTAAAGAGAACAAACTACCGAAAGATATAGAAGCCTTTTTCatattctctttcattctttggtTACCCAATAACAAAAAGTATTGGAGAAAATTTAGATGTACCACGCTTACCAACCCTCAGTAATGGCATCTACAGAATATAATTCAGGCATACTGCCTAACTTTTTCATACATTAAGAAATTCAAACGAAGTCGAAGGTAAAGAATCCAAGTTAACGTTGTTTCCTAAGCAAACTATCCCATGTTGTATCTTTCATTccattattgaaaaataaccaaatcgCTAATCAATAAAGGTGCCCCCAACGTGTAAGGCACCCCACTTTGCAAAAGCTATGGATTGTCATTTTTGTCCTCAAACCTTACCCTATTTGCAACTAGGCTGTGTCCCCAACTCAAACCCATCAAACACCCaactcaaatttgaaaaattcatatctCACGTGGTCAACCATTTTTATTTGGTTCTTCCTATTTGTCTCCTCAATGAAATGatggaattaaaaataaaaaaaatcctgaaTATAATGTGAGAAGAATCAGCAAAACAGAACTCTGAGAATCTTTGGTTCAAAACGAACCCCTCAACCCAATAAACTTCCAAAATAATCTACTCATGAAATAAGACAGAAACAGCAAACTTTGAAGAAGTGAAAAATGATTATAAACCTGCTGCGAAATGGGTGCCCCTCCATAGGCAACCACAACCTTCACACCAGTTTGATAAGAGAATTTCTTTGCCTCGTCCTGTATCTACAGAAAGAGCCAATCCATTTCAattgtatattatatacataaatatatatttatatatataactaaaatataCCCACAAAATCTATGGCATTGTTCACCTGGCATGCCAGTTCCCTAGTTGGAGAAAGTATCAGAGCAAGCGGGTAAGCAATCCTCGGCCCACGGCCCGGCGCCGGAACCGGAAAACGGTTCCTCATTATCCCACTGATGATCGGAAAACAAAACGCCGCCGTCTTCCCCGACCCAGTCTGAGCGCAAGCCATCAAGTCCCGCCCGGCCACGGCTATGGGAATGGCGTGTCTCTGAATCGGCGTCGGCTTCACGTACCTGCACCGCCTGATGTTGGCCATTAAAGGCTTCCCCAATTCAATCTCAGCGAACGAGTTTGCCGGCGGTGGAACGTCGTCGCCGCTGGTCTCCACCGGAATGTCCTCGTACGCGTCGAAGTTAATGCCGGCACCGGCGCCGCCACCCCCACCATCGCCGTCCGCGATCACTTCCAGTTCATCGAATCTCTCGGCGAGTTCAAAGGGGTCAGATTCCGGGTTCGCGCGGCGGGCCCACGGCGGCCCACGGCCACGAGTTGAACCGACTCGAACGGGCTCTCCGCGGCCGGAGCGGGCGAACCGGGCTGGTTCGGCCCCATTGTTGGGGTCGGTTCGGAGATGTGGCGGAACGTATGTTGGCCGAGCCGGGCGGTTCCACGGCCGAGCCCGCCTCTGGGCTGTCTCAGTGGCCGAGTCAGCAGGCCACGACATTTTTCACCAAAAACCCTAACCTGAGCTTGAAGAAAACGAGACAAGACTCAAAACCAGAAAAACCCAAAAGCCCTAGACCTCGACTAGCAACCAAACGGACCCAAAACTGTAAAACGAAgggtatatatgtgtgtgtatgtagaAGGCGAAGAGGGCTAGGGGCTGAAGATGAATGAAGGGGTAAAAGGGTCAGAAACGGAGGAGGATGATTTTAGAGTGGGAAAGACAGCATTGGAAGATGAATGGAGGGGTAAAAGGGTCAGAAGCGTAGTGGCAAAGACAGCATTAGAGATGATGAGGTTTTTCACGCCATGGAAGGGCTCTGTGGAAGCACGATATTGCGCTGTTTCCCGACGAGGAGGAAGACAGAGAGGGGGAACATTTCCAGTAGTGTGGGAGAGGAAGGAGGTGGCAGCGGTGGTGTTATGGAGAAGAGAAATGGGCAAACGGGCAGTTGGGTGTTAGCCACTGTTTGCTTTTGCTTGTCTTCAGCTTGCTCTCTGCCACCATGCCTTTGATGGACGCCGAAATCGCGTGAGAAGCCTAACCAACCATCAATTTTGCGTATTGGGATTTGGGCTGGGGCCGGGGCCAAGCTTTactcctattttattttatttttttgctagaGTAACttttgttaaattaaaataaaattaaaaattattttaaattattttattaatttttttaaatacattaaataatacatatgttatttatttatttataaaaactaaaataaatttatcttatgaaataaagataaatttatctaaaataatctaaataaaaaattatatgtaaaagaatgattctcaataaatttaataaatataataaaaataaattaaaagtccCAATTCTCTTTCCCACTGGATCTggatttttttaacaattacaTTAACTATCCTATTGTTCATTGAGTATATCAAATTACTCCATGATGTTCAATTTATATTATACAACTTACCCCTTAAAATTCTGTAAATTACACATATTTCTCAACAAGTATACGACCAACAAaagattaatataatttttaaaatattaaactatacattgtaattttaaaaaaatttaagggtGTCTTAACTGTCATTGACCTTAAAAAGGATAGATATGTGGTTCTGCTAGTGAATTGTATATTTAGTATATATAACAGAAAAAAGACAACTCCGAaaaataaactaatattaacattcaaaaagtaaaaatagtatattattgttatccccgaaataaaaaatatttattaacactaaacaaaataaaaataatattctattggcacccaaaaatacaaataatattttatcaaaaataatattttattaacaatcacaaataaaaataatatattaacacccgaagaagtaaaaataatattttttttatttttccaaaaggTATTTTGGATGAAGAATTATTTTATAACATAATAAACgtaacaataaattaaaaatgattatcCGCTACAATGGACAAgactaatataatataattttaaataaaatttaaaattataaaatggttCATCAAATAATTATA
The sequence above is a segment of the Diospyros lotus cultivar Yz01 chromosome 7, ASM1463336v1, whole genome shotgun sequence genome. Coding sequences within it:
- the LOC127807018 gene encoding DEAD-box ATP-dependent RNA helicase 37-like, which translates into the protein MSWPADSATETAQRRARPWNRPARPTYVPPHLRTDPNNGAEPARFARSGRGEPVRVGSTRGRGPPWARRANPESDPFELAERFDELEVIADGDGGGGGAGAGINFDAYEDIPVETSGDDVPPPANSFAEIELGKPLMANIRRCRYVKPTPIQRHAIPIAVAGRDLMACAQTGSGKTAAFCFPIISGIMRNRFPVPAPGRGPRIAYPLALILSPTRELACQIQDEAKKFSYQTGVKVVVAYGGAPISQQMRNLEKGVDILVATPGRLVDMVERERVSLKVIKYLALDEADRMLDMGFEQQIRRIVEQMDMPPPGARQTMLFSATFPTEIQRLASDFLSKYIFLAVGRVGSSTDLIDQRVEFVHEMDKRSTLMDLLNSQSANGAIRKHALTLVFVETKRGADALEHWLCMNGFPATAIHGDKVQAERERALKSFKSGATPVLVATDVAARGLDIPHVGHVVNFDLPKGIDDYVHRIGRTGRAGKTGLATAFFNNKNMPLARALVDLMQEANQEVPPWLTQCAESSTFGSSGRARHHGGSKFGGRDYQFGGHDFRNDTQYDDGDYHSSHYVDPAADPDFSYAATPASSTYGGAPAATSYPSVDVDSRGFGFDHGSVVATGWE